One stretch of Ornithinimicrobium ciconiae DNA includes these proteins:
- a CDS encoding phage major capsid protein → MAVSTTTAPELTAEQVQTVLVKPLEAASTFLASGVRIVDTAGPLRLPKLGAATSPAWFAENALITPEVDPTFDEVALLPSTIKSVKTLTRFSNELARQSVISLDAALKERLVKDVADTIDAQFWSASNGATATMPKGILNYAGQSITSVGALTLDHLLDAEALALAANVNPANLKWAMTSRELTALRKVKQGTGSNQYVLQPDPTRAGGYVIFGKPVIVTNRLPDTTGAPDTGNLVLADFSQIVVARDQNPTVKLLDQTFGDYDQMALRVTARYDVAPLNDDAIVKLTGITV, encoded by the coding sequence ATGGCCGTTTCCACCACCACCGCCCCCGAGCTGACCGCCGAGCAGGTCCAGACTGTTCTGGTCAAGCCCCTGGAGGCCGCTTCCACCTTCCTTGCCTCCGGCGTCCGGATCGTCGACACCGCTGGCCCGCTCCGCCTCCCCAAGCTGGGAGCCGCGACCTCGCCGGCATGGTTCGCCGAGAACGCGCTCATCACCCCGGAGGTCGACCCCACGTTCGACGAGGTCGCTCTTCTGCCCTCGACCATCAAGAGCGTCAAGACCCTCACGCGCTTCTCCAATGAGCTGGCGCGTCAGTCGGTGATCTCCCTGGACGCCGCGCTCAAGGAGCGTCTGGTCAAGGACGTGGCCGACACCATCGACGCGCAGTTCTGGTCCGCTTCCAACGGCGCGACCGCGACCATGCCCAAGGGCATCCTGAACTACGCCGGCCAGTCCATCACGTCCGTGGGCGCGCTGACCCTGGACCATCTGCTCGACGCCGAGGCCCTCGCCCTGGCGGCCAACGTCAACCCGGCCAATCTGAAGTGGGCCATGACGTCCCGCGAGCTGACCGCGCTCCGCAAGGTCAAGCAGGGCACCGGCTCCAACCAGTACGTGCTCCAGCCGGACCCGACCCGCGCCGGTGGCTATGTCATCTTCGGCAAGCCGGTCATCGTGACCAACCGCCTCCCCGACACCACCGGCGCCCCGGACACCGGGAACCTGGTCCTGGCCGACTTCTCGCAGATCGTCGTGGCCCGTGACCAGAACCCCACGGTCAAGCTGCTCGACCAGACCTTTGGTGACTACGACCAGATGGCCCTGCGCGTGACCGCCCGGTACGACGTGGCCCCGCTCAACGACGACGCAATCGTCAAGCTCACGGGGATCACGGTCTGA